The genomic DNA TTGTCGGCATGGGAGTTGGTGTCGGAGCGGGGTCAGTACTCGCCGGGACGGCGGCGAGTGTTGTCGGCCTGTCGAGCGTGTATGCCCTCCTGCTCGTCTTTCCGGAGGCGGGAGTGGGGCTGACTACGCTGACCGCGTCTCGCCTGATGGTCGGCGGACACGATCGACGAACTCCCTGATAGCTCGGGACCCGCGGGGATTGTCTCACGAAAACGTTCGGTCGGCTCCCAGTCCGTCACCGGATGGCGTCCCGCAGTCGTTTCTGGGCTTCTCTGGGTTCGCCCGACCGGACCGACGATAGGGGGAACCGTCCGGCTCACCGCTAATCCAACGGCTTCGCGTGCATACCATAGCACCCGGATATTATTACAATAAAAATATTAGTTTAATCTAACTGGTTAGGACATGTGATTTTTTATAGTTGTATATTACCTATACCCATGTCGTTACTCGCTAACGTAGTGTTGGTGTTCGTCGCGGGCTTGGTAACAGCGCTGGCGACAGGTATCGGAGTCCTCCCGTTTTTCGTGATAGGGACCGTCAGCGAACGGCTGCAGGTCGCCCTCTGGGGCCTCGCGTCGGGCATCATGGTATCGGCCTCGGTTTTCGGGTTGGTCGGCGAAGGCCTCGCCGAGGCCGATGGACAAACCGATATCTACCTGATGCTCGGTGGGCTGATAGCAGGCGCGATTCTCGTCGTCGTCGCCGACCGAATCATCTCGGACCACGAGTTCGACCCGGGCACCTACGAGGAGGCGGATTTCAGGAAGCTCGTGCTCGTACTCGGAATTCTCACGGTTCATAGCTTCCCCGAGGGGGTCGCCGTGGGCGTCTCCTTCGCCGAGTTGAATCTCGCGGGCGGCATCGAGTTCGGCCCGTTCGTCGTCCCCGTACTCGCGATATTCATGACCGTCGCGATATCGATTCACAACGTTCCGGAGGGACTCGCCATCTCCATCCCGCTACGGTCGATGGGCGTCTCGAACTGGCGGATGGTCTGGTGGGCCGTCTTCTCGAGTCTACCCCAGCCCATCGGAGCGGTACTCGCTTTCGCCTTCGTCCGGGTCGCCAGAGAGTTCCTGCCCGCCGGCTTCGGGTTCGCCGCGGGAGCGATGATATTCCTGGTCGTCTCGGAGTTCATCCCGGAGGCGCTGGAACACGGGTCCGAACTCGCCGGACGCGGATATCGGGAACTGGCAATCGGTGTCACATCCGGGTTCTCCATCATGATTCCACTGGTGTTCGTGTAGATGTCCGCCGTTCAGCCGCAATCGGGCCGAGCACAGCCAGAGGATAAATCGACTGATAGCTGTCTCGTTCCGGAACAAAATACGCCAATCAAAGTACTTATTAACTTTTTAGGTGAGCCTAAAGCATGGCACAGAACAGCGACGCTCCGATGCGTCGAGACACAATCAAATACGGCGGGACGCCGGTC from Halomicroarcula saliterrae includes the following:
- a CDS encoding ZIP family metal transporter, whose amino-acid sequence is MSLLANVVLVFVAGLVTALATGIGVLPFFVIGTVSERLQVALWGLASGIMVSASVFGLVGEGLAEADGQTDIYLMLGGLIAGAILVVVADRIISDHEFDPGTYEEADFRKLVLVLGILTVHSFPEGVAVGVSFAELNLAGGIEFGPFVVPVLAIFMTVAISIHNVPEGLAISIPLRSMGVSNWRMVWWAVFSSLPQPIGAVLAFAFVRVAREFLPAGFGFAAGAMIFLVVSEFIPEALEHGSELAGRGYRELAIGVTSGFSIMIPLVFV